In Pseudorasbora parva isolate DD20220531a chromosome 20, ASM2467924v1, whole genome shotgun sequence, a single window of DNA contains:
- the LOC137049480 gene encoding zinc finger MYM-type protein 1-like isoform X2 encodes MAFIKEECEDFKIEEVFSLKQEDTEEQTACQLTTDQCGSKQQQYIFEMKENSILSLQKYPFAKRSHEEKKRIKELGPDRPNLELQQLSSNRGRAYTRAFSSSSYGKRSWLAGCNVSHAFYCFPCLLFQSPGTETPWTSTGVRDLKHLSEKCKRHESSRSHLDNAMRLQFFGKLSIAEQLDEGCRIGSRRHNEEVTKNRHILSRIIDCVKFCGAFELALRESESLDKPWIFRGLVDLVASLDGVLKEHLENATVFKGTSETVQNELLDCMLSVVREHIVKEAQSSSFLSIQVDETADIATQCQLALVLRYIDAKSNVQESFYELIPLHSATADSIATALKERLGVILPEDQKSKLISQGYDGASVMRGVQKKIQDVYPNAHFIHCYAHQLNLVMQQATSRIPKVRTFFSDLGGFASFFSRSPKCTDVLDKVVARRLPNSGNVTWNFHSRAIYTVFEHREDLIRCFETVRDSDDFDPITIREAGAFAMLLEDQDFKFFLQLFYNIMPHVDLLYTKLQNKDIDLLLIKASIQQFQQDIQKTRNSLHSLVDQSSAGGSQAKRRRSLSPKVHERIATEVCNAILGHTMERFSFTSHLVSATLLQGDRFEQFMWAFPEDTLKRTLKAYPVLNGSKLKTELSLIYCKEEFRACCGAVDLLQLFMENNLEEVFSETITLLKILIITPMTTAEAKRCFSTLKRIKTFLRNSMTQERLNALAMLSVEKKLVTEITDFNQKVIEKFASQKERRAKFIFM; translated from the exons ATGGCATTTATTAAGGAGGAGTGTGAAGACTTTAAGATTGAAGAAGTATTCAGTTTAAAACAAGAAGAtactgaggaacaaacag CTTGTCAGTTGACTACTGATCAATGTGGAAGCAAGCAACAGCAATATATCTTCGAGATGAAAGAAAATTCAATTCTGTCTTTACAAAAATACCCGTTTGCAAAGCGTTCAcacgaagaaaaaaaaaggatcaAGGAGCTTGGACCCGATCGACCCAACTTGGAACTTCAGCAGCTGTCAAGTAATCGTGGGAGAGCTTACACTCGTGCCTTCTCCAGCTCTTCTTATGGCAAACGGAGTTGGCTAGCTGGATGCAATGTAAGTCATGCCTTTTATTGTTTTCCCTGTTTGCTGTTTCAAAGTCCTGGCACCGAAACGCCGTGGACATCAACAGGGGTACGTGATTTAAAACATCTCTCTGAAAAGTGCAAACGGCATGAAAGTAGTCGCAGCCATCTTGACAATGCTATGAGGCTACAGTTTTTTGGGAAGCTTAGCATTGCTGAACAGCTAGATGAAGGTTGCAGGATTGGCAGTAGAAGGCACAATGAAGAGGTCACAAAAAACCGGCACATCCTGTCTAGAATAATAGACTGTGTGAAGTTTTGTGGTGCGTTTGAGCTGGCTCTGCGCGAGAGTGAGAGCTTGGATAAACCCTGGATATTCCGTGGCTTGGTGGATTTAGTCGCTTCCCTTGATGGAGTGTTGAAAGAGCACCTCGAGAATGCCACAGTGTTTAAAGGAACTTCGGAAACCGTGCAGAACGAGCTGTTGGACTGTATGTTGTCCGTTGTGAGGGAACACATAGTCAAAGAAGCACAGAGCAGCAGTTTTCTCTCGATCCAGGTCGACGAGACCGCTGATATTGCCACACAGTGCCAACTTGCGCTTGTGCTGCGCTACATTGATGCCAAAAGCAATGTACAGGAGAGTTTTTATGAGTTGATACCGCTACATTCTGCTACAGCTGATTCCATTGCCACAGCTCTTAAAGAGCGTCTTGGTGTCATCCTTCCCGAGGACCAGAAGAGTAAACTCATCTCCCAAGGATATGATGGAGCCAGCGTGATGAGAGGTGTTCAAAAGAAGATACAAGATGTCTACCCAAATGCCCACTTCATCCACTGCTATGCACATCAACTCAATCTAGTAATGCAACAGGCCACTTCTCGCATACCCAAAGTGAGAACTTTCTTTTCTGACCTTGGAGGATTTGCCAGCTTTTTTTCGAGATCACCCAAGTGCACGGATGTTCTTGATAAAGTAGTGGCCCGTAGACTGCCAAATTCAGGCAATGTCACATGGAACTTTCACAGCCGTGCCATTTATACCGTGTTTGAGCACAGAGAGGACCTCATCCGCTGTTTTGAAACCGTACGAGACTCGGATGACTTTGACCCCATTACCATCAGAGAGGCAGGAGCCTTTGCCATGCTGCTGGAGGATCAGGATTTTAAGTTCTTTCTGCAACTTTTCTACAATATCATGCCACACGTGGACCTCCTCTATACTAAACTCCAGAACAAGGACATAGATTTGTTACTCATCAAGGCAAGCATTCAGCAGTTCCAGCAGGACATACAGAAGACCAG AAATTCTCTCCATTCCCTGGTTGACCAAAGCAGTGCAGGTGGTTCTCAAGCGAAGAGGCGCCGGTCGCTTAGCCCAAAGGTCCATGAACGGATTGCTACAGAG GTCTGCAATGCCATTCTGGGACACACCATGGAACGATTCTCCTTCACAAGCCACCTTGTTAGTGCCACCTTGCTGCAAGGGGACAGGTTTGAACAGTTCATGTGGGCCTTTCCTGAAGATACACTGAAAAGGACTTTGAAGGCCTATCCAGTGCTCAATGGGAGTAAGCTCAAGACAGAGCTTAGTCTCATTTACTGCAAGGAAGAGTTCAGAGCCTGTTGTGGTGCTGTGGACCTACTCCAGTTGTTTATGGAGAACAATCTTGAAGAAGTCTTTTCAGAGACCATCACTCTCCTAAAGATCCTCATCATCACCCCCATGACCACAGCAGAAGCTAAGAGGTGTTTCTCAACCTTGAAAAGAATTAAGACTTTTCTGAGAAACAGCATGACCCAGGAGAGGCTAAACGCATTGGCCATGCTGTCAGTGGAAAAGAAACTGGTGACTGAGATAACAGACTTTAACCAAAAGGTCATTGAGAAATTTGCAAGCCAGAAAGAACGGAGGGCGAAATTTATTTTCATGTAG
- the LOC137049480 gene encoding zinc finger MYM-type protein 1-like isoform X1, translating to MAFIKEECEDFKIEEVFSLKQEDTEEQTAACQLTTDQCGSKQQQYIFEMKENSILSLQKYPFAKRSHEEKKRIKELGPDRPNLELQQLSSNRGRAYTRAFSSSSYGKRSWLAGCNVSHAFYCFPCLLFQSPGTETPWTSTGVRDLKHLSEKCKRHESSRSHLDNAMRLQFFGKLSIAEQLDEGCRIGSRRHNEEVTKNRHILSRIIDCVKFCGAFELALRESESLDKPWIFRGLVDLVASLDGVLKEHLENATVFKGTSETVQNELLDCMLSVVREHIVKEAQSSSFLSIQVDETADIATQCQLALVLRYIDAKSNVQESFYELIPLHSATADSIATALKERLGVILPEDQKSKLISQGYDGASVMRGVQKKIQDVYPNAHFIHCYAHQLNLVMQQATSRIPKVRTFFSDLGGFASFFSRSPKCTDVLDKVVARRLPNSGNVTWNFHSRAIYTVFEHREDLIRCFETVRDSDDFDPITIREAGAFAMLLEDQDFKFFLQLFYNIMPHVDLLYTKLQNKDIDLLLIKASIQQFQQDIQKTRNSLHSLVDQSSAGGSQAKRRRSLSPKVHERIATEVCNAILGHTMERFSFTSHLVSATLLQGDRFEQFMWAFPEDTLKRTLKAYPVLNGSKLKTELSLIYCKEEFRACCGAVDLLQLFMENNLEEVFSETITLLKILIITPMTTAEAKRCFSTLKRIKTFLRNSMTQERLNALAMLSVEKKLVTEITDFNQKVIEKFASQKERRAKFIFM from the exons ATGGCATTTATTAAGGAGGAGTGTGAAGACTTTAAGATTGAAGAAGTATTCAGTTTAAAACAAGAAGAtactgaggaacaaacag CAGCTTGTCAGTTGACTACTGATCAATGTGGAAGCAAGCAACAGCAATATATCTTCGAGATGAAAGAAAATTCAATTCTGTCTTTACAAAAATACCCGTTTGCAAAGCGTTCAcacgaagaaaaaaaaaggatcaAGGAGCTTGGACCCGATCGACCCAACTTGGAACTTCAGCAGCTGTCAAGTAATCGTGGGAGAGCTTACACTCGTGCCTTCTCCAGCTCTTCTTATGGCAAACGGAGTTGGCTAGCTGGATGCAATGTAAGTCATGCCTTTTATTGTTTTCCCTGTTTGCTGTTTCAAAGTCCTGGCACCGAAACGCCGTGGACATCAACAGGGGTACGTGATTTAAAACATCTCTCTGAAAAGTGCAAACGGCATGAAAGTAGTCGCAGCCATCTTGACAATGCTATGAGGCTACAGTTTTTTGGGAAGCTTAGCATTGCTGAACAGCTAGATGAAGGTTGCAGGATTGGCAGTAGAAGGCACAATGAAGAGGTCACAAAAAACCGGCACATCCTGTCTAGAATAATAGACTGTGTGAAGTTTTGTGGTGCGTTTGAGCTGGCTCTGCGCGAGAGTGAGAGCTTGGATAAACCCTGGATATTCCGTGGCTTGGTGGATTTAGTCGCTTCCCTTGATGGAGTGTTGAAAGAGCACCTCGAGAATGCCACAGTGTTTAAAGGAACTTCGGAAACCGTGCAGAACGAGCTGTTGGACTGTATGTTGTCCGTTGTGAGGGAACACATAGTCAAAGAAGCACAGAGCAGCAGTTTTCTCTCGATCCAGGTCGACGAGACCGCTGATATTGCCACACAGTGCCAACTTGCGCTTGTGCTGCGCTACATTGATGCCAAAAGCAATGTACAGGAGAGTTTTTATGAGTTGATACCGCTACATTCTGCTACAGCTGATTCCATTGCCACAGCTCTTAAAGAGCGTCTTGGTGTCATCCTTCCCGAGGACCAGAAGAGTAAACTCATCTCCCAAGGATATGATGGAGCCAGCGTGATGAGAGGTGTTCAAAAGAAGATACAAGATGTCTACCCAAATGCCCACTTCATCCACTGCTATGCACATCAACTCAATCTAGTAATGCAACAGGCCACTTCTCGCATACCCAAAGTGAGAACTTTCTTTTCTGACCTTGGAGGATTTGCCAGCTTTTTTTCGAGATCACCCAAGTGCACGGATGTTCTTGATAAAGTAGTGGCCCGTAGACTGCCAAATTCAGGCAATGTCACATGGAACTTTCACAGCCGTGCCATTTATACCGTGTTTGAGCACAGAGAGGACCTCATCCGCTGTTTTGAAACCGTACGAGACTCGGATGACTTTGACCCCATTACCATCAGAGAGGCAGGAGCCTTTGCCATGCTGCTGGAGGATCAGGATTTTAAGTTCTTTCTGCAACTTTTCTACAATATCATGCCACACGTGGACCTCCTCTATACTAAACTCCAGAACAAGGACATAGATTTGTTACTCATCAAGGCAAGCATTCAGCAGTTCCAGCAGGACATACAGAAGACCAG AAATTCTCTCCATTCCCTGGTTGACCAAAGCAGTGCAGGTGGTTCTCAAGCGAAGAGGCGCCGGTCGCTTAGCCCAAAGGTCCATGAACGGATTGCTACAGAG GTCTGCAATGCCATTCTGGGACACACCATGGAACGATTCTCCTTCACAAGCCACCTTGTTAGTGCCACCTTGCTGCAAGGGGACAGGTTTGAACAGTTCATGTGGGCCTTTCCTGAAGATACACTGAAAAGGACTTTGAAGGCCTATCCAGTGCTCAATGGGAGTAAGCTCAAGACAGAGCTTAGTCTCATTTACTGCAAGGAAGAGTTCAGAGCCTGTTGTGGTGCTGTGGACCTACTCCAGTTGTTTATGGAGAACAATCTTGAAGAAGTCTTTTCAGAGACCATCACTCTCCTAAAGATCCTCATCATCACCCCCATGACCACAGCAGAAGCTAAGAGGTGTTTCTCAACCTTGAAAAGAATTAAGACTTTTCTGAGAAACAGCATGACCCAGGAGAGGCTAAACGCATTGGCCATGCTGTCAGTGGAAAAGAAACTGGTGACTGAGATAACAGACTTTAACCAAAAGGTCATTGAGAAATTTGCAAGCCAGAAAGAACGGAGGGCGAAATTTATTTTCATGTAG